The following coding sequences are from one Argonema galeatum A003/A1 window:
- a CDS encoding MFS transporter: MVAYSNQSRSVVESGSEISPLTNEVIEIVRVAETLQPPNYTLKFSKEAIRSSLRASTWDGVFAAIFANITGGVLLTNFLLQLNATPMEIGILSSIPMLVNLLQPVGAYLASKTTSRFKYDLSAFGPSRLLWLILVLGIWLASGNNTDKHNLLRWTLCIVLASNILNSLGCASWLSWMATLVPGRLRGRYFGIRNSAANLTNLISIPLLGLAVSAWPGGTIQGYGAVLLLGVVFGLISLGCQRFMADVNPQEQLGALERLCRGAGEQGNFLTQNSELDTQSSLSSQSPVANNFLRFLLYFGFWTFAANVSSPFFNLYLLDDLAIDVTWVTVYNSLSSGANLLMLVIWGKLADRIGNRPILLFVGILVAVTPFLWLGTGNNAISLWVWLPLLHLLTGGTWAAIDLCNNNIQMGIAPDRNQATYFALVAAVGGVGGALATTAAGFLAQFGNIGGLPGLFALSTVLRLIALFPLLFVREQRSQPLIQVMRELQQICVSPRALLLSKPHLIPVRIIESTKETSN, encoded by the coding sequence GTGGTTGCCTATTCCAACCAATCGCGTTCTGTAGTCGAATCTGGTTCTGAAATATCTCCTCTGACTAATGAAGTTATAGAGATCGTTAGGGTAGCAGAAACCTTACAGCCTCCCAACTATACTCTCAAATTTTCCAAAGAAGCCATTCGATCGAGTTTGAGGGCGTCTACTTGGGATGGCGTCTTTGCTGCCATCTTTGCCAATATTACCGGCGGCGTTTTGCTGACTAATTTTTTACTGCAACTGAATGCCACCCCTATGGAAATTGGCATTCTGTCCTCCATTCCCATGTTGGTGAATTTGCTCCAGCCTGTGGGAGCTTATCTGGCAAGCAAAACCACCAGCCGCTTCAAGTACGACCTGTCGGCCTTTGGCCCATCGCGGCTGTTGTGGTTGATTTTAGTGCTGGGAATTTGGTTAGCTAGCGGGAATAACACGGATAAGCACAATTTGTTGCGATGGACATTATGTATAGTCCTAGCAAGCAATATATTAAACTCTTTGGGGTGCGCCTCCTGGCTGAGTTGGATGGCTACTTTGGTTCCAGGACGGTTGCGTGGGAGATATTTCGGCATTCGTAATAGTGCTGCTAACTTGACAAATCTTATCTCTATACCTTTACTGGGTTTAGCAGTGTCGGCTTGGCCTGGTGGCACGATTCAGGGTTACGGTGCGGTCTTGTTACTCGGAGTCGTATTTGGCCTAATTAGTCTTGGCTGTCAGCGCTTTATGGCCGATGTTAACCCCCAGGAACAGCTCGGCGCTCTTGAGCGCTTGTGCAGAGGAGCAGGGGAGCAGGGGAATTTTTTAACTCAAAACTCAGAACTTGATACTCAAAGCTCTCTGAGTTCCCAGTCCCCAGTCGCCAATAATTTTCTGAGATTTTTGCTTTACTTTGGTTTTTGGACATTCGCCGCCAATGTGAGCAGTCCATTTTTCAACCTTTACCTGCTTGATGACCTGGCTATAGATGTTACCTGGGTAACGGTCTATAACAGTTTGTCGTCTGGCGCTAATTTGCTGATGTTGGTTATCTGGGGTAAGCTGGCCGATCGAATTGGCAATCGCCCAATTCTGCTATTCGTTGGTATCCTGGTGGCGGTGACGCCTTTTCTCTGGCTGGGAACTGGCAATAATGCTATTTCCCTGTGGGTATGGCTACCGCTATTACACCTGCTCACTGGTGGAACTTGGGCAGCTATTGATTTGTGCAACAACAATATCCAGATGGGTATAGCACCGGATCGAAATCAAGCTACCTATTTTGCTCTAGTAGCTGCTGTCGGCGGAGTCGGCGGTGCTTTGGCAACAACTGCCGCTGGTTTTCTGGCCCAGTTCGGCAATATCGGCGGTTTGCCGGGACTTTTTGCCCTCTCAACTGTTCTGCGACTAATTGCTCTGTTCCCTCTTCTGTTTGTACGGGAGCAACGCAGTCAGCCGCTAATTCAGGTGATGCGTGAGCTCCAACAAATCTGTGTTTCACCCAGAGCGCTCTTACTCTCAAAACCTCATCTGATTCCTGTTAGAATAATTGAATCTACAAAGGAAACTAGCAACTAG
- a CDS encoding ShlB/FhaC/HecB family hemolysin secretion/activation protein: MTYLALSLIVLTGNLYTEALKAQTITPTPSQIPNPILPTPQPLPELTPLPPPEELLQPPTRETPTVPEQAPGNLSNAIKVERYEIVGSTVFSREEFDKVLKPFVGEVSFAQLLEARSAVTKLYIDNGYITSGAFIPPQMLTGGTVKIQVVEGAVEEIRVNGSGRLNPNYVRSRVALGTNKPLKVSRLLESLQLLQLNPLIRNISAELSAGSRPGLSVLEVTVRPARTEDVQITLDNGRAPSVGTFRRGIAFTEANLLGQGDSLTVSYANTLGSHEVDASYIYPVNARNGTVRLSFGFTKSSIIEEPFDQVDIEAVSRDYELTYRQPIIQTPTQEFALGLTASRRESKTFLLDEPFQLSPGADDEGRTSISAIRFFQEWTQRGSRSVFAARSQFNFGIGAFDASINERFPDSRFVGWRGQAQWLRLLGSSENAASSSPVLLLRADVQLGDRALLPLEQFGVGGNESVRGYRQDTLLTDNGVFASAEVRFPVYRLRDRQGVLQIIPFVDVGKGWNSSGRLNPDPNNLAAVGLGIQWQMGDKLRARIDYGIPLIHIDDTDRTLQEKGLYFFLQYNPF, translated from the coding sequence TTGACCTATCTAGCGCTAAGTCTGATAGTGCTGACTGGAAACCTGTATACTGAAGCGCTGAAAGCCCAGACGATTACCCCGACTCCAAGCCAAATACCCAACCCGATTCTCCCGACACCGCAGCCTCTGCCTGAGCTTACCCCACTACCGCCGCCAGAGGAACTTCTGCAACCGCCTACCAGAGAGACTCCCACAGTCCCAGAACAAGCCCCCGGTAACCTTAGTAACGCCATCAAAGTTGAACGCTACGAGATTGTCGGCAGCACTGTCTTCAGCCGCGAAGAGTTTGACAAAGTACTGAAGCCCTTCGTGGGGGAGGTTTCCTTTGCCCAGTTGCTTGAAGCTCGTTCTGCGGTGACTAAGCTATACATTGACAATGGGTATATCACTTCTGGTGCCTTTATCCCGCCCCAAATGCTTACAGGTGGCACAGTCAAAATTCAGGTGGTGGAAGGTGCTGTAGAAGAAATCAGAGTCAACGGTAGTGGGCGTTTGAATCCCAACTATGTGCGATCGCGCGTAGCCCTGGGCACCAACAAACCCCTGAAGGTCAGCCGCCTGCTGGAATCCCTGCAACTGCTGCAACTCAACCCCTTAATCAGAAATATCTCCGCCGAACTATCAGCGGGATCGCGTCCTGGATTAAGTGTGCTGGAGGTAACAGTACGACCCGCCAGAACCGAAGATGTTCAAATCACCCTCGATAACGGTCGTGCCCCCAGCGTGGGCACCTTCCGCCGGGGCATAGCCTTTACCGAAGCCAATTTGCTGGGACAGGGAGATAGCCTAACCGTGTCCTACGCCAACACCCTGGGCAGCCACGAAGTAGACGCCAGCTACATCTATCCCGTAAATGCCCGCAACGGCACCGTCCGTCTCAGCTTTGGCTTCACCAAAAGCAGCATCATTGAGGAACCCTTCGACCAAGTGGACATTGAGGCGGTTTCCCGCGATTACGAGCTGACGTACCGACAGCCAATTATTCAAACTCCTACCCAAGAATTCGCCCTTGGTTTGACCGCTTCTAGGCGCGAAAGTAAGACATTCCTATTAGATGAGCCTTTCCAGCTTTCCCCAGGAGCTGACGACGAAGGACGCACCAGTATCTCAGCGATCAGGTTTTTCCAGGAATGGACGCAGCGAGGCAGTCGTTCTGTCTTTGCTGCTAGGTCGCAGTTCAATTTCGGAATAGGTGCCTTTGATGCCTCGATTAACGAACGCTTTCCCGATAGCCGATTTGTCGGTTGGCGGGGACAGGCGCAGTGGTTGCGCCTTCTAGGCTCTTCAGAAAACGCAGCCTCCAGTTCTCCTGTACTGTTGCTCCGCGCAGATGTGCAGTTAGGCGATCGCGCCCTGTTACCATTGGAGCAGTTCGGTGTGGGCGGCAATGAAAGCGTGCGGGGATACCGCCAAGACACCTTGCTAACCGATAACGGCGTTTTTGCTTCCGCCGAAGTCCGATTTCCGGTTTATCGTCTCCGCGATCGGCAAGGTGTCTTGCAAATCATCCCGTTTGTTGATGTGGGCAAAGGGTGGAACAGTTCTGGAAGATTAAATCCAGACCCCAATAACCTCGCTGCAGTCGGACTCGGCATACAGTGGCAAATGGGTGACAAACTGCGGGCTCGCATAGATTATGGCATCCCGCTGATTCATATTGATGACACCGATCGAACTTTGCAGGAAAAGGGGTTGTATTTTTTCTTGCAATATAATCCTTTCTGA
- the rpsD gene encoding 30S ribosomal protein S4 yields MSRYRGPRLRIVRRLGDLPGLTRKSARRAYPPGQHGQNRKKRSEYAIRLEEKQKLRFNYGLTERQLLRYVRRARRVTGSTGQVLLQLLEMRLDNTVFRMGMAPTIPAARQLVNHGHITINGRVVDIPSYSCRPGEVIAVRDKEHSRKLVEANLQYPGLANLPNHLEFDKNKLIGKVNGVIEREWVALQVNELLIVEYYSRQA; encoded by the coding sequence ATGTCGCGATATAGAGGCCCACGCCTCAGAATAGTTCGTCGTTTGGGTGACTTACCCGGCTTAACCCGTAAGTCCGCAAGACGAGCCTACCCCCCAGGTCAGCACGGTCAGAACCGCAAGAAGCGCTCTGAGTATGCCATCCGTTTAGAAGAAAAGCAAAAGCTTCGCTTTAACTATGGTTTAACAGAAAGACAGCTCCTGCGCTACGTGCGTAGAGCCCGTCGCGTTACCGGCTCAACCGGACAAGTGCTGTTGCAATTGCTGGAAATGCGCCTGGATAACACGGTCTTTCGTATGGGTATGGCTCCCACTATACCAGCAGCCCGTCAGCTGGTAAATCACGGTCACATCACCATTAACGGTCGTGTGGTGGACATTCCCAGCTACAGTTGCAGACCCGGAGAAGTTATTGCCGTCAGAGACAAGGAACACTCCCGCAAGCTGGTAGAAGCTAACCTGCAATACCCCGGTTTGGCAAATCTACCCAATCATCTTGAGTTTGATAAGAACAAGCTCATTGGCAAGGTGAATGGTGTGATTGAGCGCGAATGGGTGGCGTTACAAGTTAACGAATTGCTGATTGTTGAGTACTACTCACGGCAAGCTTAA
- a CDS encoding STAS domain-containing protein, whose product MEPLMDLMSNFPHLLNPVESGRPRTVVLRPNGCLDGMSCPAFTKALEQALEITTDTVVVDLLWVDNVEAEGVNSLITGLKRAAALGKTLSLRFMDVGTQAAVEAARTHQYA is encoded by the coding sequence ATGGAACCCCTCATGGACTTAATGTCTAATTTCCCTCATTTACTCAACCCAGTAGAAAGTGGACGACCCCGCACCGTTGTCCTCAGACCCAATGGCTGTCTTGATGGTATGAGCTGCCCAGCCTTTACGAAAGCCCTAGAACAAGCCCTGGAAATAACAACCGATACCGTGGTTGTCGATCTCCTATGGGTAGACAACGTGGAAGCGGAGGGAGTCAACAGTCTGATTACTGGGCTCAAACGAGCCGCAGCCCTGGGCAAAACTCTTTCGTTGCGATTTATGGATGTTGGAACTCAAGCAGCAGTTGAAGCGGCGCGTACTCACCAGTATGCCTAG
- the guaA gene encoding glutamine-hydrolyzing GMP synthase gives MTLQTSEPLPIESLAQLNRQIIVILDFGSQYSELIARRIRETQVYSEVLSYRTTAEQLLKLNPKGIILSGGPSSVYDPVAPHCDRQIWELGIPILGVCYGMQLMVQQQGGEVTRSQRAEYGKASLSIDDPTDLLTNVEDGTTMWMSHGDSCNVLPPGFEILAHTDNTPSAAIAHHEKKLYGVQFHPEVVHSVGGQALIRNFVYHICDCEPTWTTAAFVEQSIREIQAKVGDKRVLLALSGGVDSSTLAFLLHKAIGDQLTCMFIDQGFMRKHEPERLVKLFKEQFHIGVEYVNARDRFLSSIADITDPEEKRRRIGHEFISVFEEESRRLGPFDYLAQGTLYPDVIESADTNVDPKTGERVAVKIKSHHNVGGLPKDLRFKLVEPLRKLFKDEVRKVGRSIGLPEEIVNRHPFPGPGLAIRILGEVTSERLEILRDADLIVRQEINRQGMYSLLWQAFAVLLPIRSVGVMGDKRTYAYPIVLRFVSSEDGMTADWARVPYELLEIISTRIVNEVPGVNRVVYDVTSKPPGTIEWE, from the coding sequence GTGACACTCCAAACCTCTGAACCGCTCCCGATCGAATCTTTGGCCCAGTTGAATCGCCAGATAATTGTGATTCTGGACTTCGGCTCTCAGTACTCCGAGTTGATTGCTCGCCGGATTCGCGAAACTCAAGTATATTCGGAAGTTCTATCTTATCGGACTACCGCCGAACAGCTGCTAAAGCTCAATCCCAAGGGAATAATTCTCTCCGGTGGCCCAAGCTCGGTGTACGATCCGGTCGCGCCTCATTGCGATCGCCAGATTTGGGAACTAGGAATTCCTATACTGGGCGTTTGCTATGGGATGCAGCTGATGGTACAACAGCAGGGTGGCGAAGTAACGCGATCCCAGCGGGCTGAGTATGGCAAAGCGTCTCTGTCTATTGATGACCCTACGGATTTGCTGACCAATGTGGAAGATGGTACGACAATGTGGATGAGCCACGGAGATTCTTGTAACGTTCTGCCACCTGGGTTTGAAATCTTAGCTCATACAGATAATACTCCCTCTGCTGCGATCGCTCATCACGAGAAAAAGCTGTACGGCGTCCAGTTTCATCCAGAAGTCGTACATTCGGTTGGCGGACAAGCTTTAATCCGCAACTTTGTTTACCATATCTGCGACTGCGAACCGACTTGGACTACCGCCGCCTTCGTTGAGCAATCAATTCGCGAAATCCAGGCCAAAGTGGGCGATAAGCGGGTATTGCTGGCTCTTTCCGGCGGGGTGGATTCTTCGACGCTGGCATTCTTGCTGCACAAGGCGATCGGCGACCAACTGACTTGTATGTTCATCGACCAAGGCTTCATGCGTAAACATGAGCCAGAGCGGTTGGTGAAGCTGTTTAAAGAGCAATTCCATATTGGGGTGGAGTATGTGAATGCTCGCGATCGCTTCTTAAGTTCGATCGCCGATATCACCGATCCCGAAGAAAAACGTCGGCGTATCGGTCACGAATTTATCAGCGTATTTGAAGAGGAATCCAGACGTCTCGGCCCCTTTGATTACCTCGCCCAAGGCACCCTCTACCCGGATGTGATTGAATCAGCGGATACCAACGTTGACCCCAAAACGGGGGAAAGGGTAGCTGTGAAGATTAAAAGCCATCATAACGTTGGCGGTTTGCCCAAAGACCTGCGCTTTAAGCTGGTAGAACCCCTGCGGAAACTCTTCAAGGATGAAGTGCGAAAAGTTGGTCGTTCGATCGGCTTACCAGAGGAAATTGTCAACCGGCATCCTTTCCCAGGTCCTGGACTGGCAATTCGCATTCTGGGCGAAGTTACGTCCGAACGGCTGGAGATTCTCCGAGATGCAGATTTAATTGTCCGTCAGGAAATTAACCGTCAGGGGATGTACAGCTTGTTGTGGCAGGCTTTTGCTGTCTTGCTGCCCATCCGCAGTGTAGGCGTGATGGGCGACAAGCGCACTTACGCTTACCCGATCGTTTTGCGTTTTGTTTCCAGCGAAGATGGCATGACGGCTGACTGGGCGCGGGTTCCTTACGAGCTTTTGGAAATTATCTCGACCCGGATCGTCAACGAAGTGCCTGGAGTAAACCGCGTGGTATACGATGTCACTTCTAAACCGCCTGGAACTATTGAATGGGAGTAA
- the moaA gene encoding GTP 3',8-cyclase MoaA: MNQVDYLRISLIDRCNFRCQYCMPEGAELDYILQQQLLTDEELLTLLKEVFIPVGFTRFRLTGGEPLLRPRVVELVKAIASLPQTQDLSMTTNGFLLAGMAQDLYDAGLRRINISLDSLDPETFDKIIGNRSRSRWQQVWNGIQAAHRVGFDPLKLNVVLIPGVNDREILDLAALTLDREWHVRFIEFMPIGNAEMFGSSGWVPSEELRQQIRERWGLTEGQVRGCGPADVFKIPGAKGTLGFISQMSECFCDRCNRMRLSADGWLRPCLLNETGQIDLKSSLRAGVSTTELCDRVGDLLAIKPEINFKQRYSGSAGTYTRTMSQIGG; this comes from the coding sequence ATGAACCAAGTAGATTACCTCCGTATCAGCTTAATCGATCGCTGCAATTTCCGGTGTCAGTATTGTATGCCGGAAGGAGCAGAGCTAGACTATATTTTGCAGCAACAGCTGTTGACCGATGAGGAATTGCTGACCCTGCTGAAGGAAGTTTTTATCCCTGTGGGATTTACCCGATTTCGCCTGACTGGGGGTGAGCCGCTGCTGCGTCCGCGTGTTGTAGAGTTGGTAAAGGCGATCGCATCTCTTCCCCAAACCCAAGATCTCTCAATGACTACCAACGGGTTTTTACTCGCTGGGATGGCGCAAGATTTATACGATGCGGGGTTGCGCCGAATTAATATCAGTCTCGATTCCCTCGATCCCGAAACTTTTGATAAAATTATTGGCAATCGCAGTCGATCGCGCTGGCAGCAGGTTTGGAATGGGATACAAGCTGCTCATCGGGTCGGATTTGACCCCCTCAAGCTCAATGTAGTGCTAATTCCAGGAGTGAACGATCGCGAAATTCTCGATTTAGCCGCTCTTACCCTTGACAGAGAATGGCACGTCCGATTTATTGAATTTATGCCGATTGGCAATGCTGAGATGTTTGGTTCTAGCGGTTGGGTGCCTTCCGAAGAGTTGAGGCAACAAATTCGCGAACGTTGGGGCTTGACAGAAGGGCAAGTTCGTGGTTGTGGCCCTGCCGATGTGTTTAAGATACCGGGAGCCAAGGGAACGTTAGGATTTATCAGTCAGATGTCGGAGTGTTTTTGCGATCGCTGTAACCGGATGCGCCTTTCGGCAGATGGCTGGTTGCGTCCCTGTCTTTTGAACGAAACCGGACAAATTGACCTAAAAAGCTCACTTAGAGCCGGAGTTAGCACAACCGAGTTATGCGACCGCGTGGGTGACTTACTGGCAATTAAACCAGAGATTAACTTCAAGCAACGCTATTCAGGCAGCGCCGGTACTTACACCCGCACCATGTCGCAAATCGGTGGCTGA
- a CDS encoding pentapeptide repeat-containing protein — MANEQQLALLKKGVNVWNEWREKNPETRPDLSEAELQQEDLGGVNLMEADLRSCDLSGANLMGATLRFSDLSGANLSQAYLSNADFSEANLCEANLSEAYLFEANLSRVNLNGADLQWAYLGQADLSGTYAIEANLSEADLRGAYLLGTNLSDANLRGANLSGADLQAADLRRANLDKVNLMGARLLKTNFEDANLTGCSIYGISCWDLNLQGAKQSNLEIAPPGEPAIAVDNLEVAQFIYLLLNHKKIRQIVNTFPSEVVLVLGNFTSAKRKDILDVIRDRLRLRSYLPVVFDLGKPADRDFTETISCLANMARFIIVDLTDANGISQQLQHLAFQQKRVFVQPLVQATSGECLIFEDGQPYPWLLQTYRYRDLEELTVSLEDKALAIVEAKARELMK, encoded by the coding sequence ATGGCAAACGAGCAACAGTTGGCTTTGCTCAAGAAAGGGGTGAATGTCTGGAATGAATGGAGGGAAAAGAATCCTGAAACGCGACCAGACCTAAGTGAGGCAGAACTCCAACAGGAAGATCTCGGTGGAGTTAACTTAATGGAGGCCGATTTGCGCTCTTGCGACCTCAGCGGAGCTAATTTAATGGGGGCAACTCTGCGCTTTAGCGACCTTAGTGGAGCTAATCTGAGTCAGGCATACCTGAGCAATGCAGATTTCTCTGAGGCTAATCTTTGCGAAGCAAACCTGAGCGAAGCTTACCTATTTGAGGCGAATTTGAGCCGGGTGAACCTGAATGGGGCGGATCTGCAATGGGCATACCTGGGTCAGGCAGACTTATCTGGAACCTACGCAATTGAAGCAAACCTGAGCGAGGCAGATTTGCGGGGGGCCTACTTGCTGGGGACAAACCTCAGCGATGCGAATCTGCGGGGAGCAAATTTGAGCGGAGCCGATCTACAAGCGGCGGATCTGCGGCGGGCAAATCTGGATAAGGTAAACTTGATGGGGGCAAGGTTGCTGAAGACGAATTTTGAGGATGCTAACCTGACTGGTTGTTCAATTTACGGGATTTCCTGCTGGGATTTAAATCTGCAAGGTGCCAAGCAGTCTAATTTGGAAATCGCGCCTCCTGGCGAACCTGCGATCGCAGTAGATAATCTTGAGGTAGCCCAGTTCATTTATCTGCTACTCAACCACAAGAAAATCCGCCAGATCGTCAATACTTTTCCCTCGGAAGTAGTACTGGTATTGGGTAATTTCACATCGGCAAAGCGCAAAGATATCCTGGATGTCATTCGGGATCGACTTCGCCTTCGCTCTTATTTGCCAGTGGTATTCGATCTGGGCAAACCAGCCGATCGCGATTTTACCGAGACTATTTCCTGTTTGGCTAATATGGCTCGTTTCATCATTGTTGACCTCACAGATGCCAACGGGATTTCGCAGCAATTGCAGCACCTTGCTTTTCAACAGAAGCGTGTATTCGTGCAGCCGTTAGTGCAAGCAACATCTGGTGAATGCCTCATATTTGAGGATGGACAGCCATACCCTTGGTTACTCCAGACCTATCGGTATCGGGACTTGGAGGAACTCACGGTTTCCCTTGAAGACAAGGCTCTAGCGATTGTTGAGGCTAAGGCAAGGGAATTGATGAAATAG